From one Hirundo rustica isolate bHirRus1 chromosome 8, bHirRus1.pri.v3, whole genome shotgun sequence genomic stretch:
- the LGI1 gene encoding leucine-rich glioma-inactivated protein 1 isoform X1 — protein sequence MGNASRPFRRIAYFLCLLSVLLLTEGKKPVKPKCPAWCTCTKDNALCENARSIPRSVPPDVISLSFVRSAFTKIPEGSFLLTPSLQLLLFTSNTFDVISDDAFMGLPHLEYLFIENNNIKSISRNTFRGLKSLIHLSLANNNLQSLPKDIFKGLDSLTNVDLRGNAFNCDCKLKWLVEWLGSTNATVEDIYCESPPEYKKRKINSLSPKEFDCIITEFEVYQSLPYQSLSVDTFTYMNDEHVVIAQPFTGKCIFLEWDHVEVMFRNYDNITGTSTVVCKPIVIESQLYVIVAQLFGGSHIYKRDIFANKFIKIQDIEILKIRKPNDIETFRIAEDWYFVVADSSKAGFTTVYKWNGNGFYSHQSLHAWYRDTDVEYLEISGKPHLILSSSSQRPVIYQWNKGTNEFVKRFDIQDMEDAYAVKHFKVKEDVYICLTRFIGDSKVMKWGGSAFLDLQRMPSRGSMVFQPLQINNYQYAILGSDYSFTQVYYWDAEKAKFVKFQELNVQAPRSFIHVSIDKRDFLFASSFKGTTLIYKHVIVDLSA from the exons ATGGGAAATGCCAGCAGACCCTTTAGAAGAATTGCTTATTTCTTATGCCTTTTATCTGTGCTTTTGCTGACTGAAGGGAAGAAACCAGTGAAGCCAAAATGTCCTGCCTGGTGTACTTGTACCAAAGATAATGCTTTATGTGAAAATGCCAGATCTATTCCTCGCAGCGTTCCGCCTGATGTTATCTCACT aTCCTTTGTGAGATCTGCTTTTACTAAAATCCCAGAAGGGAGTTTTTTGCTCACACCATCTCTGCAGCTTCt GTTGTTTACATCCAACACTTTTGATGTTATTAGTGATGATGCTTTCATGGGCCTTCCTCATCTAGAATATTT GTTCATAGAGAACAACAACATTAAGTCAATTTCAAGAAATACTTTCAGAGGACTGAAATCTTTAATTCACCT GAGTCTCGCAAATAATAACCTCCAGTCACTTCCAAAAGACATCTTTAAAGGCTTGGATTCTTTAACAAATGT AGATCTTAGAGGCAATGCATTTAATTGTGACTGCAAACTGAAGTGGTTAGTGGAGTGGCTGGGCAGCACCAATGCAACTGTTGAAGACATTTACTGTGAAAGCCCACCAGAATATAAGAAGCGCAAAATCAATAGCCTCTCTCCAAAAGAGTTTGATTGCATTATTACAG AATTTGAAGTTTATCAGTCCCTGCCATACCAATCTCTGTCAGTAGATACTTTCACATATATGAATGATGAACACGTGGTTATTGCTCAGCCTTTTACTGGAAAATGCATCTTTCTTGAATGGGACCATGTGGAAGTGATGTTCAGGAATTACGACAACATTACAG GTACTTCAACTGTTGTGTGTAAACCTATAGTTATTGAGAGTCAGCTGTATGTCATTGTCGCACAGCTGTTTGGAGGCTCCCACATATATAAAAGAGATATTTTTGCTAATAAGTTTATAAAAATTCAAGATATTGAAATCCTTAAAATCCGAAAACCCAATGACATTGAAACTTTCAGGATTGCTGAAGACTGGTATTTTGTTGTTGCAGACAGTTCAAAGGCTGGTTTCACCACGGTTTACAAGTGGAATGGGAATGGATTTTATTCCCATCAGTCTCTGCACGCCTGGTACAGAGATACTGATGTGGAGTATCTTGAAATATCTGGCAAACCACATTTAATTCTGTCAAGTAGTTCGCAAAGACCTGTAATATATCAATGGAACAAAGGAACAAATGAATTTGTTAAGCGGTTTGATATTCAAGATATGGAAGATGCATATGCTGTGAAGCATTTCAAAGTGAAAGAGGATGTATACATTTGCTTAACAAGATTTATTGGGGACTCTAAAGTAATGAAATGGGGTGGTTCAGCATTTCTGGATTTACAAAGGATGCCATCCCGAGGGTCAATGGTATTCCAACCACTTCAGATAAATAATTATCAATATGCCATTCTTGGAAGCGATTATTCTTTCACTCAAGTCTATTATTGGGATGcggaaaaggcaaaatttgtGAAGTTTCAAGAATTAAACGTACAGGCACCAAGATCTTTCATACATGTCTCCATCGATAAACGagattttctctttgcttcaaGTTTTAAGGGAACTACATTGATTTATAAACATGTCATAGTTGACTTAAGCGCATGA
- the LGI1 gene encoding leucine-rich glioma-inactivated protein 1 isoform X2, with product MGLPHLEYLFIENNNIKSISRNTFRGLKSLIHLSLANNNLQSLPKDIFKGLDSLTNVDLRGNAFNCDCKLKWLVEWLGSTNATVEDIYCESPPEYKKRKINSLSPKEFDCIITEFEVYQSLPYQSLSVDTFTYMNDEHVVIAQPFTGKCIFLEWDHVEVMFRNYDNITGTSTVVCKPIVIESQLYVIVAQLFGGSHIYKRDIFANKFIKIQDIEILKIRKPNDIETFRIAEDWYFVVADSSKAGFTTVYKWNGNGFYSHQSLHAWYRDTDVEYLEISGKPHLILSSSSQRPVIYQWNKGTNEFVKRFDIQDMEDAYAVKHFKVKEDVYICLTRFIGDSKVMKWGGSAFLDLQRMPSRGSMVFQPLQINNYQYAILGSDYSFTQVYYWDAEKAKFVKFQELNVQAPRSFIHVSIDKRDFLFASSFKGTTLIYKHVIVDLSA from the exons ATGGGCCTTCCTCATCTAGAATATTT GTTCATAGAGAACAACAACATTAAGTCAATTTCAAGAAATACTTTCAGAGGACTGAAATCTTTAATTCACCT GAGTCTCGCAAATAATAACCTCCAGTCACTTCCAAAAGACATCTTTAAAGGCTTGGATTCTTTAACAAATGT AGATCTTAGAGGCAATGCATTTAATTGTGACTGCAAACTGAAGTGGTTAGTGGAGTGGCTGGGCAGCACCAATGCAACTGTTGAAGACATTTACTGTGAAAGCCCACCAGAATATAAGAAGCGCAAAATCAATAGCCTCTCTCCAAAAGAGTTTGATTGCATTATTACAG AATTTGAAGTTTATCAGTCCCTGCCATACCAATCTCTGTCAGTAGATACTTTCACATATATGAATGATGAACACGTGGTTATTGCTCAGCCTTTTACTGGAAAATGCATCTTTCTTGAATGGGACCATGTGGAAGTGATGTTCAGGAATTACGACAACATTACAG GTACTTCAACTGTTGTGTGTAAACCTATAGTTATTGAGAGTCAGCTGTATGTCATTGTCGCACAGCTGTTTGGAGGCTCCCACATATATAAAAGAGATATTTTTGCTAATAAGTTTATAAAAATTCAAGATATTGAAATCCTTAAAATCCGAAAACCCAATGACATTGAAACTTTCAGGATTGCTGAAGACTGGTATTTTGTTGTTGCAGACAGTTCAAAGGCTGGTTTCACCACGGTTTACAAGTGGAATGGGAATGGATTTTATTCCCATCAGTCTCTGCACGCCTGGTACAGAGATACTGATGTGGAGTATCTTGAAATATCTGGCAAACCACATTTAATTCTGTCAAGTAGTTCGCAAAGACCTGTAATATATCAATGGAACAAAGGAACAAATGAATTTGTTAAGCGGTTTGATATTCAAGATATGGAAGATGCATATGCTGTGAAGCATTTCAAAGTGAAAGAGGATGTATACATTTGCTTAACAAGATTTATTGGGGACTCTAAAGTAATGAAATGGGGTGGTTCAGCATTTCTGGATTTACAAAGGATGCCATCCCGAGGGTCAATGGTATTCCAACCACTTCAGATAAATAATTATCAATATGCCATTCTTGGAAGCGATTATTCTTTCACTCAAGTCTATTATTGGGATGcggaaaaggcaaaatttgtGAAGTTTCAAGAATTAAACGTACAGGCACCAAGATCTTTCATACATGTCTCCATCGATAAACGagattttctctttgcttcaaGTTTTAAGGGAACTACATTGATTTATAAACATGTCATAGTTGACTTAAGCGCATGA